TTCCAGACGGCGAGTTCGCGGCCGATCTTCTCGAAATCGATCCCGTCCTCTCTCGGACGGAAGAATTTCAGGGCGAAATGGTTGACGTCGAGCGCCGTCCGCTTCTCCGCCTTCCACACGTCGCCGAACCCACCCGAGCCGAGTTTTTCGACCAGAATGTAATCTCCGATTTTTGTTCCGCTTCGAAGCAACAGTAAATCCCGTACCCTCGCTGTTTATTATTGAGTGTAACGTCCCCAAAAATGCCGATGTTTGAAATATAGAGCAAAACGATGGCTTTGCCAATCTATCGAACGGAATCGGCGGAGTCCGCGGTCCGGACGAAACTCCCGAAACGATGGCGAACGACGGCGTTCAGCATGGGCCGACTCGAAGTCCGCATGCCGGCCAAGACGGCTGCCACGCAACGCGCATTCTTGAATGCGCAGGCTTACCCAGTGCGCGGTTCTGCATTTCTGCATTCCTGAATGGGCACGCTTACTTCGTGCGCGTTTCTGCATTTTGCGGAGTCAAAGATGTTCGTTCGATATCGCGCCGAGAAAAATCTCGGAGCCGATCAACTTCATCTTTTGGATCGCCGCGTTTTCGAAGGGGACCGCGAACAGAAAATGTTGGTACTCGAGCATCGAATCCGAGTCGATGTTGACGCGGTTCGTCAGGACAACCCACATCAGCGCGCGCAGGAACTGGCCGTGGGAGAAGATGGCGATCGTTTGATGGTCCGAGGCCTGCAGTTTTTCGAGCGTGGTCCGCGCGCGGGCGATGAGATCCGCGAACGATTCCGCGCCATCGCCGTCGCGATGAGAGACGTCGGCGCGATCCCAAAAATCGTCCGCCGCAGATTGGCGGTCGGCCTTGGTCGAACGGCCAAATCGGGCGCCGTTCAAATACGTGAACTCCTCGACCGGCCATTCTTCGAGCAAAGCCGATGCGAACCGCCGGATCAGAGGCGCGGCGGTTTGTCTTGCCCGCAAATATGGAGACACGACGATCAGCGTTGGCGGAACCGGAAAACGGGCCGCGACCGACTCGGCCTGCCGGAATCCTTTCTCGGTCAACGGAATCGAGTCCGTCGAGTCGGTCGGGAGTCCGGCGTTTGATTCACTCTCACCGTGGCGTATCAGCCAAACTGTCTTGTCCATACTTCTAATCTTAATCTCGGATCGTGTGAAGGCGAAGCCTCGGAAATCACAAATCGGTCGTCGGAATGGTCCGATGTTTCCGAAGATCCGCCAGGCAAAGCGACCGTGTTCAACCCGGATTACTCATTACCTGTCCAATCGGTGAACCTGCTCAACGCCGAAGAAACATGGAAAAGTTAAGCCGGGATTGCGCAAATAGGGTATTTTCAGGCAACGATTTTCTATCCCTTGTCCGATTCTGACACCTGTCGAACGCATCGCGGCCATGCCTGAAAAGCACCCATGCAATAGCGTCGGGAGCATCCCGACGACTGCGCAAAGACGAAAATTTTCGTCCCTGAACGGGACGCACGAAGAAAGCGTTTAATTCCTGCGTCCCTTTCAGGGACGGCCAATCATTGGAAACCGAGTCGTCGGGATGCTCCCGAATCCATTGCCTGAGTCCCTATCAGGGACAGCTGGAAATGCTCAAAAACTGCCTAATCCGTAAGCTAGGATAAATTCAGACTATTCATAAGAAGCAATTTCCCCGCAAAACATCATTCGGAGCACGCAAAATACCGGATCACAAATGCCGCTTTGGGCGCGTTTCCCGGGAAAGGGGTTTTCTATCGAATAATTTGGGTTCAACCGATCTTCACTCCGGTACGCACATCCGGAACGAAGTCCGGTTTGATCGGCCGCCGGATCTTCAACCGCAACCGCAAAACGGTGCCGGCTCGCTTTGAAGAGCGAGTTTTGACGGCTCGGGTGCGAACAATTCCACGGCCGGAAAACGGATTTTTCACGCCCGGGCGCGATTGATTGCGCGGCGAGCAATTGGCGGGATCGATTCCGGAGTGGCACAATGATTGCGGCGTTAAGAACATAAACTCGAACCGTTCTTCGATTCGGTCGGTTCGATGCGCCGCAAGGAGGCCAGGAGATTCCGTGAAAGAATTCTATTCAGATTTCGAAATTGTCGCCCGCGAAGACTATTCCGACGTGACCTATATGCTCGAGGTGCGGCATCCGCTGATGGCTAGGGCCGCCCGGCCGGGCCAGTTCGTGATCGTGATGTCGCACGCCGAGGGCGAGCGGATCCCTTTGACGATCGCCGATTTCGACGCCGCGAAGGGGACGGTCACGCTCGTCATTCAAGCGGTTGGCAAGACCACGCTTGAAATGCAAAAATCCTGTCAGGTGGGGACCAGGCTTTACGGTCTCGCCGGTCCGATGGGGATTCCGAGCAAGGTCGGCAACGCAAAGAAAGTGATCTGCGTCGGCGGCGGGCTCGGTGTCGCGCCGGTGTATCCGCAGGCGCGCGCATTGAAGCAGAACGGCGCATATGTGATCGGCGTGCTCGGATTCCGAAACAAGGACCTGGTCTTCTGGGAGGACAAGTTCCGGGCGATATGCGATGAACTGATCATCTGCACCGACGACGGATCGGCCGGGATCAAGGGCTTTGTCACCGACGGCATCCGCGCGGCGATGGCCGCACACGACGACATCGACGAGGTGGTCGCCATCGGACCGCCGGTAATGATGAAGGCAAGCGCGGACGCAACCCGCGCCGCAGGGATCAAAACGATGGTCAGCCTGAACCCGATTATGGTCGACGGGACGGGAATGTGCGGCGGCTGCCGCGTGAAGATCGGAGACACCGTCAAGTTCGCCTGTGTCGACGGTCCCGATTTCGACGGCCATCAGGTCGATTTCGACGATCTGATGATCCGGCTCAGGCGATACAAGGAAGAAGAGGCGCAGGCGACCAAACGCTGGTCGGAATCGTGCCGGATGACGCTGGGGTAGAAGCGGGATTTGGGATTTGGGATTTGGGATTTGCGATTTGCGATTTGCGATTTGCGATTTGCGATTCCAGAGATTCCAGAGGATTCCAGGAGATTCCAGAGGATTCCAGGAGATTCGAGAGATTCCAGGGGATTCCAGGAGATTCCAAAAGGATTCCAAAAGGATTCCAGGAGTTTCGAGAGATTCCAGAGATTCCAGGAGATTCCAGGAGATTCCAAGGGATTCCAGGAGATTCCAGAGATTCCAGAGGATTCCAGGAGATTCCAAGGGATTCCAGGTGATTCCAGGTGATTCCAAGGAATTCCAGGTGATTCCAGGAGATTCCAAGGGATTCCAGAGGATTCCAGGAGATTCCAGAGGATTCCAGGAGATTCCAAGGGATTCCAGAGGATTCCAGGAGATTCCAAGGGATTCCAGGTGATTCCAGAGGATTCCAGAGGATTCCAGGAGATTCCAAGGGATTCCAGGTGATTCCAGAGATTCCAGAGATTCCAGAGGATTCCAGGGAATTCCAGCTTCCGACAGGCTTCTGGATCCCGAATGCTGGAATCTGAAATCTGGAGCACTGAAATCTGGAATCTGGAATGTCTGGAATCTGGCATGTCTGGAATCTGGAATCTGGAATATCTGGAATCTGGAATCCGGCAATCTGGAATCTGGACTCCTGAAATCTGGACTCCTGGAATCTGGAATCTTGAAATCTGGACTCCTGGAATCTTGAATCTGGAATCCTGGAATCTTGAATCTGGAATCTGGAATCCTGGAATCTGCAGTTCCTGGAATCGTGAATCCCAGGGATCGAATTGACTGATCAAATTATGAATGCCACAAAGAAAAGAACCGTACGCTCCATTCCGCAGACGCGGACACCGGTGCGCGAACTCGAACCTGCCGTGCGGGTGACGAATTTTGAAGAGGTAAACTGCGGCTACAACGAAAAAGAGGCGGTCATCGAATCGCAGCGCTGCCTGTTCTGTCCGGAGCCGAAGTGCATCGCCGGATGTCCGGTCAATATCAACATTCCGGCGTTCATCCAGAAGGTCGGCGAGAAGGACTACCGCGGCGCGTACGACGTCATCACCGGAACCAATCTTCTGCCGGCCGTCTGCGGGCGCGTCTGTCCGCAGGAGAATCAATGCGAGGGCGTCTGCGTCGTCGGCGAAACGCTTGAACCGGTGGCGATCGGGCGGCTCGAACGCTTCGTCGGCGATCTCGCGATCGAGCACGGCTGGGTCAACGTTCCGTACATCGAACCGACCAGGTTTCAGATCGGAATCGTCGGCTCCGGGCCGGCCGGTATGGCGTGCGCCGCGGATATGGCCAAGGCCGGCTGCGACGTCACGGTTTTCGAAGCGTTTCACGAAGCCGGCGGCGTTCTGCGTTACGGGATTCCTGATTTCCGTCTACCGAACACCGTCGTCGACGCGGAGATCGGAAAACTCAAGCAACTTGGCGTCAAGTTCGAGTGCAACACGCTCGTCGGACGACTTTTCACGATCGAACAGATGATCGAGGAACTCGGATTCCACGCCGTCTTCATCGGCACCGGCGCCGGCTATCCGACGATGCTCGGGATTCCGGGCGACTCGCTCAACGGAGTCCTTTCGGCGAACGAACTGCTGACCCGCTGCAACCTTATGCAGGCGCGCAACTTCCCTGACGTCGACACGCCTTTGCCGCTCGGCAAGCACGTCGTCGTCGTCGGCGCCGGAAACACCGCAATGGACGCGCTGCGCGTCACGAAACGCCTCGGCGCCGAATCGGTCGCCTGCGTTTACCGCCGTTCGAAGACCGAATGCCCGGCGCGCGCCGAAGAAGTCCATCACGCCGAACAGGAAGGGATCGAGTTTCACTGGCTGACCAATCCGGTCGCCGTCCTCGACGACGGCGCGGGATCGGTCGCCGGAATACGCTGCATCCAAATGCAGCTCGGCGAACCTGACGATTCGGGCCGAAGGCGTCCGGTAGCGGTCGAAGGCACCGAGTTTGAGATCGAGACCGACCAGGTCGTCTTTGCGATCGGCACCAACGCCAATCCGATCATCGGCCAGACCTCGAAATTGAAACTGAACAAACGCGGGTATCTTGAGACGGATTCAAATCTGATGACGTCGATCGCCGGAGTTTTCGCCGGCGGCGACATCGTCACCGGCGCGGCGACCGTCATCGAGGCGATGGGCGCCGGAAGACGCGCTGCCCGCGGGATGAAGGACTATCTTGGGATCCGCGAAGCGATGCCGGCGCGGCCGGCCGCAACGATCTTCGGAATCGACGCCGGCGAACATAATTTCGTCCGCGTGAGGTTACCGTAAATTATGGCACCGAAAGACGATAACAGAACAAACAACCAATCTCCGGACCCTTCGCGACCGCGTCGGGTTTCAGCCCGCCTGACCGAGCATATCGTCGAGATCATCAGCGATTCCGGCGAGGGCGCGCAGAAATGCGGCCAGTCGTTCGGATCGATCATCGCCCGGACCGGACTCGGCGTCTGGACCGTCGAGATCATTCCCGCCGAGATCCGTCCGCCGGCGCGCAGTGTCGCCGGCGCGAGCGGCAACCGCATACGGATGGCGTCGGGACACGTCACGAACGGCGGCGACGAGACCGATCTCGTGGTCGCGTTCAACGAACAGGTCCTGCTCGGCCGCGTCCGCTCGCGCGAGTTGAAACCCGGATGCACGATCCTGCTCGAATCGATGTGGCGAGAGAGCAAGGATCCCCGCGTTGCCCGGTCTTACGCAGAAACATACGACCAACTCGTTGCGGCGGGTTACCGCGTTTACGAAATTCCGATGGAATCGGAATGCCTCAAACACGTCTCCGACGCGCGCAAGGGCAAGAATATGTTCGCGCTCGGGATTCTCTGCAACTGCTACTCATTGGACCTGCAGACGGCGCGTGAACAGGTTCGTATGACGTTCGGCAAAAAGTCGGCGGAGATCGTCAAAAAGAACATCGAGCTGCTCGAGGAAGGCTACAATTGGGCCGAGAACAATCTCGACTTCCGTTACGAGATCCCCGCGGAACTGGCGAGCGTGCCGCAGATCGTCGTCAACGGAAATACGGCGCTGGCGCTCGGCGTGCTCGCATCGGGAATGGAGATCTGCGCGATGTACCCGATCACGCCGGCGACGTCGGCCTCGCATTATCTGAGCGACGCCTTTGAAAAAATAGGCGGCGTGGTTCATCAGGCCGAGGACGAGATC
The DNA window shown above is from Acidobacteriota bacterium and carries:
- a CDS encoding phosphoglycerate mutase family protein — encoded protein: MDKTVWLIRHGESESNAGLPTDSTDSIPLTEKGFRQAESVAARFPVPPTLIVVSPYLRARQTAAPLIRRFASALLEEWPVEEFTYLNGARFGRSTKADRQSAADDFWDRADVSHRDGDGAESFADLIARARTTLEKLQASDHQTIAIFSHGQFLRALMWVVLTNRVNIDSDSMLEYQHFLFAVPFENAAIQKMKLIGSEIFLGAISNEHL
- a CDS encoding sulfide/dihydroorotate dehydrogenase-like FAD/NAD-binding protein — translated: MLEVRHPLMARAARPGQFVIVMSHAEGERIPLTIADFDAAKGTVTLVIQAVGKTTLEMQKSCQVGTRLYGLAGPMGIPSKVGNAKKVICVGGGLGVAPVYPQARALKQNGAYVIGVLGFRNKDLVFWEDKFRAICDELIICTDDGSAGIKGFVTDGIRAAMAAHDDIDEVVAIGPPVMMKASADATRAAGIKTMVSLNPIMVDGTGMCGGCRVKIGDTVKFACVDGPDFDGHQVDFDDLMIRLRRYKEEEAQATKRWSESCRMTLG
- the gltA gene encoding NADPH-dependent glutamate synthase, encoding MNATKKRTVRSIPQTRTPVRELEPAVRVTNFEEVNCGYNEKEAVIESQRCLFCPEPKCIAGCPVNINIPAFIQKVGEKDYRGAYDVITGTNLLPAVCGRVCPQENQCEGVCVVGETLEPVAIGRLERFVGDLAIEHGWVNVPYIEPTRFQIGIVGSGPAGMACAADMAKAGCDVTVFEAFHEAGGVLRYGIPDFRLPNTVVDAEIGKLKQLGVKFECNTLVGRLFTIEQMIEELGFHAVFIGTGAGYPTMLGIPGDSLNGVLSANELLTRCNLMQARNFPDVDTPLPLGKHVVVVGAGNTAMDALRVTKRLGAESVACVYRRSKTECPARAEEVHHAEQEGIEFHWLTNPVAVLDDGAGSVAGIRCIQMQLGEPDDSGRRRPVAVEGTEFEIETDQVVFAIGTNANPIIGQTSKLKLNKRGYLETDSNLMTSIAGVFAGGDIVTGAATVIEAMGAGRRAARGMKDYLGIREAMPARPAATIFGIDAGEHNFVRVRLP